TGCGAGGCTGTCGCTTGGAGGCCCGCGAGGGCATCTTCTAGTGCTCGGTTATCACCGGCAACAGGTGAAGCGGTATGACTATCGGCCATCGTCATTGATTTTTTTTCCGTTGACGTGATCGGTGCTCACTCTCTCACTGTGACTCGCCGATCATTTTTGTCGAAGGATTATAGCCGCGTCGTGCATCCGATCGCCTGTCGAGGCTGCGACGGTGCGCGCTGTCGTCGTTGCCGGCGATCGACACACGGACGGCACATGCGATCACGGCCTCGATGACGAAAGGAATACTTTGGCAGAGGTATCTACCACGTCAACGGCCGGCCTTTACGACTCGCAATCGCGCGAGCGCAAACGGCCTCAATCTTCCTCAGACAGGCTCTTGTACATCTTCTTCAGGCGATCGAAGTCTACATCGATGCCTCTGCCCCGGAGGTCCGCGCTTCGTGCATCGTGTAAGAACTTGAGCGCTTTCACCTTTTCGGCGGCCCTCCCGTAGTGAAGCATCCGATGGCAGTTGGGGCAGAGCGCGGCGATGTTCTCCTCGACATCGAGGCTGTGTTCGAACTCGCTTTGCAAGCTGAAGAGAATCAGATGATGAGCTTCAACATAATTCCGTTGCGTTCTTGCCGATGTGAACGACGTGTGCGGGTCGTTCGCGGTTGACAGCGCGCAAGAGGATTTCGCTATGGCAAGGGCACGTGCAGCGATGTCCGGTGACCGCACATAAACGTCCCTTCCTCTGGACTTACCCATCGCCGTACGGGGTTGCGGTCCCGTTGTCGACGCAACCGGCGGCGCTTTCGCCGAGAGGCTATGCACTGCGTCACTCAATTCCGACGCGGCCACACCAACATCCAGTCCAATGAGTGTCGACGGATAGCGGCTCGCAAGTTTCAAGTAAGCATTCAAGAGTTCGCGCACATCGCTCTCGATCTCAGCCATTGACGGCATCGCTTCGGCGAAATAAGTTCGCGAGAGAATCGCGCCCACCTCGTATCCCTTCGCGAGGTCGCCGTTGGTGTGCAGATCGATTCTGCCCGACCGAAATCTTTGTGGTGCTGACGATACCTCGCCATAAGCCGCCCTCGCGCAATCCTCAAGCTTCAAGTACGCTAGGTCCTTCGCCGCATACCGTTGTTTGAAAGCCGTGTAGCTTTGATTCAGCGATATGGTTACAGACGACATGTCTTCGGCGAACAGGAATACGATGTAGTAACCCTCGCTCGCATGCAGGGTGATCGACCGCTTGAAAATCGCTACCCATGGCACGCGTGCAAACATCCGATTTGGCTCTCCTGCTGAGCCATGA
The sequence above is a segment of the Trinickia acidisoli genome. Coding sequences within it:
- a CDS encoding MrcB family domain-containing protein, giving the protein MTIFDDVFQHYLPTKAAYAHVPGANTTPALKALRQDISSFLKECLGRAGHDPEDFRIHGSAGEPNRMFARVPWVAIFKRSITLHASEGYYIVFLFAEDMSSVTISLNQSYTAFKQRYAAKDLAYLKLEDCARAAYGEVSSAPQRFRSGRIDLHTNGDLAKGYEVGAILSRTYFAEAMPSMAEIESDVRELLNAYLKLASRYPSTLIGLDVGVAASELSDAVHSLSAKAPPVASTTGPQPRTAMGKSRGRDVYVRSPDIAARALAIAKSSCALSTANDPHTSFTSARTQRNYVEAHHLILFSLQSEFEHSLDVEENIAALCPNCHRMLHYGRAAEKVKALKFLHDARSADLRGRGIDVDFDRLKKMYKSLSEED